A window from bacterium encodes these proteins:
- a CDS encoding UDP-N-acetylmuramoyl-tripeptide--D-alanyl-D-alanine ligase encodes MSFTLGGLAGYCGGRLSGDASLSITEISTDTRSIAPGSLFVAIVGENFDGHEFANDAIANGAAAVLISREVPGLSAPSIRVDDSIAALGELARGQRERFEIPVVGITGSNGKTTTRELCCAILGAAGVRTHATLGNLNNHIGLPLTVLQLDERAQVMVVEMGMNHPGEIEHLARIASPTVGAITNVAPAHLGPLGSIEAIAQAKGELFECIRPEGTAIINIDNPLIIEQASRFKGEHIRFGCSADADFRGLPEMPHEGRAVFELVTALGRCRIQLGAPGLHLIENSLCAAAAAFATGLLTDDPLGAIQNGLESFSAVSGRLNVKPAAGGLVLIDDSYNSNPHSVRAALATLTQMRAGAHTIAVLGDMLELGPREAEIHEEIGRVVAEQPVDALVAVGELSQNTWQAARDAGLSQVHHVMLAEDAVSCVRELANSGDIVLIKGSRGMHMERAVNALVEGT; translated from the coding sequence GTGAGTTTCACGCTGGGCGGGCTTGCGGGTTACTGCGGTGGACGACTGAGCGGCGACGCGTCCCTGTCCATCACGGAAATCTCGACCGATACGCGCTCGATTGCACCTGGAAGCCTGTTCGTGGCGATTGTGGGCGAGAACTTCGACGGACACGAGTTCGCGAACGACGCGATTGCGAACGGCGCCGCCGCGGTCCTGATCTCGCGCGAGGTACCGGGTCTATCCGCTCCATCGATCCGCGTGGACGACAGCATTGCGGCGCTGGGTGAACTCGCTCGTGGACAGCGCGAGCGTTTCGAGATCCCGGTGGTCGGAATCACCGGATCCAACGGCAAGACCACCACAAGGGAGCTTTGCTGCGCAATCCTCGGTGCCGCCGGAGTTCGCACACACGCGACGCTTGGAAACCTGAACAACCATATCGGCCTGCCCCTGACGGTCTTGCAACTCGACGAGCGCGCTCAGGTGATGGTGGTCGAGATGGGCATGAATCACCCCGGTGAGATCGAGCACCTTGCGCGCATCGCATCACCGACCGTCGGTGCAATCACGAATGTGGCACCGGCCCACTTGGGTCCGCTCGGCTCGATCGAGGCGATCGCTCAGGCGAAAGGCGAGTTGTTCGAGTGCATCCGGCCCGAGGGCACCGCGATCATCAATATCGACAATCCGCTCATCATCGAACAAGCTTCGCGCTTCAAGGGCGAGCACATCCGCTTCGGATGCAGCGCCGATGCGGACTTCCGCGGCCTGCCCGAAATGCCGCATGAAGGTCGGGCCGTATTCGAACTCGTCACAGCCCTGGGTCGTTGCCGGATTCAACTGGGCGCTCCGGGCCTCCACCTGATCGAAAACTCTCTGTGCGCTGCGGCCGCTGCGTTTGCCACCGGTCTGCTCACGGATGATCCACTTGGCGCCATCCAGAATGGTCTCGAGAGCTTCTCGGCCGTGTCCGGGCGTTTGAATGTGAAGCCGGCGGCCGGGGGGCTGGTCTTGATCGACGACAGCTACAACTCCAACCCGCACTCCGTGCGCGCCGCCCTTGCGACGCTCACGCAGATGCGCGCCGGGGCACATACGATCGCAGTTCTCGGCGACATGCTGGAACTCGGGCCGCGGGAAGCCGAAATCCATGAGGAAATCGGGCGGGTCGTTGCCGAACAACCGGTAGATGCACTGGTCGCGGTGGGCGAGCTTTCGCAGAATACGTGGCAGGCCGCACGCGATGCCGGACTGTCGCAAGTGCATCACGTGATGCTGGCCGAAGACGCGGTCAGCTGCGTCCGCGAACTGGCGAACTCTGGCGATATCGTGCTCATCAAGGGTTCACGCGGCATGCACATGGAACGAGCGGTCAATGCGCTCGTTGAAGGAACCTGA
- a CDS encoding UDP-N-acetylmuramoyl-L-alanyl-D-glutamate--2,6-diaminopimelate ligase produces MSKNFANLLDASDAQIRSGADTQILDICYDSRQARTGSLFVALRGETSDGHQFIEQALSSGAVALLVEEAPAELPPEVAWATVPDTRAALPGLAERFFDHPARSLTLVGVTGTNGKTSTARMIESVLNTSGRRAGSMGTISVRYPGCETMAQLTTPESLDLQRTFADMRAAGVEIVALEVSSHSLAQGRVRGLRFEVGVYTHLSQDHLDFHGDMESYADAKALLFTPEYLAGTAVLNAADPHSMRFAELAQTAGRPVISFAREGQTKTDIQTTREEVKLDGSRVRLQTPEGERELVLPLPGDFQIDNALAAACATRALGLSWDEIEAGIAACPPVPGRLERVANCRPVVLVDYAHTPDALDNVLSRIRPLLEDRLITVFGCGGDRDRSKRVIMARAACASSHYVIATSDNPRTEDPDAILRDVAEGLSGPHVVIRDRRDAIRRAIGLARDQDVVVIAGKGHEDYQILGTEKVPFDDRVEARRALRERGSLK; encoded by the coding sequence GTGAGCAAGAACTTCGCGAATCTTCTGGATGCGTCGGACGCCCAGATTCGCTCGGGCGCGGACACCCAGATCCTCGACATCTGTTACGACTCGCGACAGGCGCGAACCGGATCCCTATTCGTGGCCTTGCGGGGCGAGACCAGCGACGGCCATCAGTTCATCGAACAGGCGCTTTCTTCTGGCGCGGTCGCCCTGCTGGTTGAAGAAGCACCTGCTGAACTGCCACCCGAGGTCGCCTGGGCCACGGTACCCGACACGCGCGCCGCCCTTCCCGGCCTGGCCGAACGTTTCTTCGATCATCCCGCCCGCTCGCTCACGCTAGTCGGTGTAACCGGGACGAACGGCAAGACCAGCACGGCCCGCATGATCGAGTCGGTGCTCAATACATCGGGTCGGCGAGCCGGAAGCATGGGCACCATCTCTGTACGTTATCCCGGTTGCGAAACGATGGCCCAGCTCACCACACCCGAATCACTCGACCTGCAGCGTACGTTCGCAGATATGCGGGCGGCGGGTGTGGAAATCGTGGCCCTCGAGGTGTCTTCGCACAGCCTGGCGCAGGGACGCGTGCGAGGTCTGCGTTTCGAGGTCGGGGTATACACACACCTTTCTCAAGACCATCTGGACTTTCACGGGGATATGGAATCCTACGCGGATGCGAAGGCCTTGCTATTCACGCCCGAGTACCTGGCCGGAACCGCCGTACTCAATGCTGCCGACCCGCACTCGATGCGCTTCGCCGAACTCGCGCAGACAGCGGGTCGGCCCGTCATCTCCTTCGCACGCGAGGGACAGACAAAGACGGATATCCAGACGACCCGAGAAGAGGTCAAACTGGACGGCTCGCGCGTACGCCTGCAGACCCCCGAAGGCGAACGCGAACTCGTTCTTCCGCTTCCCGGCGATTTCCAGATCGACAATGCACTGGCCGCAGCCTGCGCGACACGCGCGCTGGGCCTGTCCTGGGACGAGATCGAAGCGGGGATCGCCGCCTGCCCGCCCGTTCCGGGTCGCCTGGAACGCGTCGCGAACTGCCGCCCCGTCGTGCTGGTCGACTACGCACACACACCCGATGCCCTCGACAACGTACTTTCTCGCATCCGTCCGCTGCTTGAGGACCGCTTGATCACGGTTTTTGGATGTGGCGGCGATCGGGATCGCAGCAAGCGAGTGATCATGGCGCGAGCCGCGTGTGCGAGCAGCCACTACGTGATCGCGACCAGCGACAATCCGCGCACCGAAGACCCCGATGCAATCCTGCGCGATGTTGCTGAAGGTCTTTCGGGCCCCCACGTGGTGATCCGCGATCGCCGCGACGCGATCCGCCGCGCGATCGGTCTGGCCCGTGACCAGGACGTGGTGGTGATCGCCGGAAAGGGTCACGAGGACTATCAGATCCTCGGCACCGAAAAGGTTCCCTTCGATGATCGCGTCGAAGCGCGACGCGCGCTGCGCGAGCGGGGCAGCTTGAAGTGA
- the murD gene encoding UDP-N-acetylmuramoyl-L-alanine--D-glutamate ligase produces MNYLGQKILVLGTGRSGRAAAALLLDREAQVFAYDKNEAAQADLDPRIERLREIPANFDDFDKVVASPGFPVEPGPKVLPEIDLAAIHIEAPIVGVTGTNGKSTVTVLIGRMLEQSGLRTAVGGNLGVALCELVALKAERVVSELSSFQLEHAQRLHARVAVLLNLSPDHLDRHGSMESYGTAKERLAELQQPDDVLVFNLDDAWARAVGERARTRTRAFSTRSLLESGAFVDGDQMVLARDGEVLLRIPISELSHACRSPLANALAAASAAEAAGATAEAIRKQLTEFEGLPHRSQEVCVSRGVRYVDDSKATNPAAAAASVSACEAPVIWIAGGRNKGLDFAPLGEVAGDVIALITYGESAEDLAVAGAQAPEVVRSQTLAEAVEQAVRRARPGYTVLLSPACSSFDQFDSFEARGRAFARLVNESGETPGGGAC; encoded by the coding sequence TTGAACTACCTGGGACAGAAGATCCTGGTGCTCGGCACCGGGCGCTCTGGACGCGCCGCTGCGGCGTTGCTCCTCGACCGGGAAGCTCAGGTCTTCGCCTACGACAAGAATGAAGCAGCCCAGGCCGATCTGGACCCGCGTATCGAACGTCTGCGCGAAATCCCCGCGAACTTCGACGACTTCGACAAGGTGGTGGCCAGTCCCGGATTTCCGGTCGAGCCGGGGCCCAAGGTTCTGCCGGAAATCGATCTGGCCGCAATCCACATCGAAGCGCCGATCGTGGGCGTCACGGGCACCAACGGCAAGAGCACGGTGACCGTCTTGATCGGACGCATGTTGGAGCAGAGCGGCCTGCGCACCGCAGTCGGCGGAAATCTGGGCGTTGCGCTGTGCGAACTCGTGGCGCTGAAGGCGGAGCGTGTGGTGTCGGAACTCTCCAGCTTTCAACTGGAGCACGCGCAGCGACTGCACGCCCGTGTCGCGGTGCTCCTGAACCTGTCCCCGGACCATCTCGATCGCCACGGCAGCATGGAGAGCTACGGAACCGCAAAAGAGCGCCTGGCCGAACTCCAACAGCCCGATGACGTGCTGGTATTCAACCTGGACGATGCCTGGGCGCGCGCCGTGGGCGAGCGCGCACGCACGCGCACGCGGGCTTTCTCGACCCGGAGCTTGCTGGAGTCCGGCGCTTTCGTCGACGGAGACCAGATGGTGCTCGCGCGCGACGGCGAAGTCCTGTTACGCATTCCGATCTCCGAGCTTTCCCACGCCTGTCGTTCGCCGTTGGCCAACGCGCTGGCCGCGGCGAGCGCCGCCGAAGCCGCGGGTGCAACCGCTGAAGCGATCCGCAAACAGCTCACGGAATTCGAAGGCCTGCCGCATCGAAGTCAGGAAGTCTGCGTGAGTCGAGGCGTGCGCTACGTAGACGATTCAAAAGCCACCAACCCCGCAGCTGCGGCCGCCAGCGTATCCGCCTGTGAAGCGCCGGTCATCTGGATCGCGGGCGGACGCAACAAGGGCCTGGATTTCGCACCCCTGGGCGAGGTCGCCGGTGACGTGATCGCGCTGATCACCTACGGAGAGTCGGCAGAGGATCTCGCAGTGGCCGGAGCGCAGGCGCCCGAAGTGGTGCGCTCGCAGACACTGGCAGAAGCCGTCGAGCAGGCCGTGCGCCGGGCGCGCCCGGGCTACACGGTCCTGCTCTCGCCCGCGTGTTCGAGCTTCGATCAGTTCGACAGCTTCGAGGCCCGTGGACGAGCCTTCGCCAGACTCGTGAACGAGTCCGGGGAAACTCCAGGAGGCGGCGCATGTTGA
- the murG gene encoding undecaprenyldiphospho-muramoylpentapeptide beta-N-acetylglucosaminyltransferase — protein sequence MALSVILAGGGTGGHIFPAIALADTIRRRNPDASVGFIGTQRGLETRYVPAAGYPLSLVASTQILGRNPLRAALGLLTVARGVWQARSLLHEANADLVVGVGGYASVPAVAAARMMGIPTALIEPNARPGRANRLLGRFAKRVFVQFEDAAAFFPPESVSLTGFPTRIGPELRETGRESDDKGEDSLCLLTVGGSQGARSLNRAMCSALPRLREFDELSIVHQTGPADLDEVRDAYAVSGITAEVEAFFETLPEHLMCADLVVARSGAATVAELCVAGVASILVPYPHAADDHQMANAREVERVGGCIVIPDSELGARLADEVVTLLGDSDRRRQLAAGAARRGSPDAADQIWDSCVALISGGAA from the coding sequence ATGGCGCTGAGCGTGATCCTCGCCGGTGGAGGGACCGGCGGGCACATCTTTCCCGCGATTGCACTGGCGGACACGATTCGTCGGCGCAATCCCGACGCGAGTGTGGGCTTCATCGGCACACAGCGCGGACTCGAAACCCGGTACGTGCCGGCGGCCGGCTACCCGCTCTCCCTGGTGGCCAGCACGCAGATTCTGGGACGCAATCCGCTTCGCGCGGCACTCGGGCTACTGACCGTCGCTCGCGGAGTCTGGCAAGCGCGCTCGCTACTGCACGAGGCGAATGCGGATCTGGTGGTCGGTGTGGGCGGCTATGCATCCGTCCCAGCGGTCGCGGCAGCGCGCATGATGGGAATTCCAACCGCTTTGATCGAGCCTAACGCGCGGCCGGGACGTGCGAACCGGCTGCTCGGGCGCTTCGCGAAACGGGTTTTCGTGCAATTCGAAGATGCTGCCGCGTTCTTCCCGCCGGAATCCGTCAGCCTCACGGGATTTCCCACGCGCATCGGGCCCGAGCTCCGGGAAACAGGTCGGGAATCCGATGACAAAGGAGAAGACTCCCTCTGCCTCCTGACCGTCGGCGGCAGCCAGGGTGCGCGCTCCCTGAATCGGGCCATGTGCAGCGCGCTCCCACGCCTAAGAGAATTCGACGAACTCTCGATCGTTCACCAGACGGGACCGGCGGACCTCGACGAGGTCCGCGATGCGTATGCGGTGTCCGGGATCACAGCCGAGGTCGAAGCGTTCTTCGAGACTCTGCCCGAACATCTGATGTGCGCGGATCTGGTCGTTGCACGTTCGGGAGCTGCAACGGTCGCAGAGTTGTGCGTTGCGGGAGTTGCTTCAATTCTGGTCCCCTACCCCCACGCCGCGGACGACCATCAGATGGCCAATGCGCGGGAAGTGGAGCGCGTCGGTGGTTGCATCGTGATCCCCGATTCGGAATTGGGCGCGCGCCTCGCCGATGAGGTCGTTACTCTTCTCGGCGATAGCGATCGGAGACGACAGCTGGCAGCGGGCGCTGCGCGCCGCGGAAGTCCGGACGCCGCCGATCAGATCTGGGATTCCTGCGTCGCGTTGATCTCGGGGGGGGCGGCATGA
- the ftsW gene encoding putative lipid II flippase FtsW codes for MLSRLGAPQLLWSTTVLMGIGIVMVYSSSAARSEFIFGTAWVYWLRQSMALAVGGAALYALIRVPTRRISGLAYAIWAISVLGLLTTLSPLGVSANGASRWVQIGPIVFQPLEPAKIGVILALARWLSSHQDRLADFRVTVLVPALLAGVPCALLLMQPDFGGVLLIGLFTAVMVFAGGARLDHLLATALISLPPLFTLAVLREYRLDRLRTFMDPWADPLGNGYQLVQSQIAFGAGGITGVGLGAGQQKLFFLPEAHTDFILSVIGEEVGLVGVLCVLICFALLALASLGIAATAKSTFGTLLAVGVSCLLWLQAMVNAAVAMGALPTTGTTLPFLSYGRTSLVVSLVAIGALLNIARPTSGRSGWR; via the coding sequence ATGTTGAGCAGGTTGGGCGCACCCCAACTACTCTGGTCGACCACGGTGTTGATGGGCATCGGGATCGTCATGGTCTACAGCTCCAGCGCAGCTCGTTCCGAATTCATCTTCGGCACGGCCTGGGTTTACTGGCTGCGTCAATCGATGGCGCTCGCCGTAGGCGGCGCCGCGCTGTACGCACTGATTCGCGTGCCAACCCGGCGGATTTCAGGTCTCGCCTACGCCATCTGGGCGATCTCCGTCCTGGGCCTCCTGACGACTCTTTCCCCACTGGGCGTCTCCGCAAATGGCGCCTCGCGCTGGGTTCAGATCGGACCGATCGTATTCCAGCCGCTGGAACCCGCAAAGATCGGAGTCATTCTCGCGCTCGCGCGCTGGCTGTCCTCGCATCAAGACCGGCTCGCGGACTTCCGGGTCACCGTGCTCGTGCCCGCGCTGCTGGCCGGCGTGCCATGCGCCCTGCTCCTGATGCAGCCCGATTTCGGCGGTGTGCTGCTGATCGGCCTCTTCACCGCGGTGATGGTATTCGCCGGTGGCGCGCGACTCGATCACCTGCTCGCAACCGCCTTGATCTCGCTACCGCCGCTTTTCACGCTCGCGGTGCTGCGCGAGTACCGCTTGGATCGACTCCGGACCTTCATGGACCCGTGGGCGGATCCACTTGGCAACGGCTATCAGCTGGTGCAATCGCAGATCGCGTTCGGTGCGGGCGGAATCACCGGAGTGGGCCTGGGCGCTGGCCAGCAAAAGCTCTTCTTCCTGCCCGAAGCCCACACCGACTTCATCTTGTCGGTCATCGGAGAAGAGGTCGGATTGGTCGGTGTGCTGTGCGTGCTGATCTGTTTTGCGCTGCTCGCGCTGGCTTCACTAGGCATCGCAGCGACGGCTAAGTCCACTTTCGGCACACTGCTCGCCGTGGGGGTCAGCTGCCTCCTATGGCTTCAGGCGATGGTCAACGCTGCGGTTGCGATGGGTGCGCTACCCACCACTGGCACGACACTTCCTTTCCTGTCCTATGGACGGACATCGCTCGTGGTGTCGCTGGTTGCGATCGGCGCGCTGCTGAACATCGCGCGTCCGACGTCCGGGAGGTCGGGATGGCGCTGA
- a CDS encoding phospho-N-acetylmuramoyl-pentapeptide-transferase produces MLYHLLYELLSDEIGAFNVFRYLTFRSVGAALTALLIAFIVGPALIRMLENRQVGQTIREDTPDRHQEKSGTPTMGGTLILLAVIASTLLWAEWTNVYMWIVVGVTLGCGAIGFADDYLKAVRKNPDGISARTKFLSQTVVATVAVGALYLWTGFDSEVSLPLFKDFHPSLGVLYLPLAVIFVVGFSNAVNLTDGLDGLAIGPTMISAAVIGGYAYVVGNSVISEYLELKYVPAVGTLAIFCTSLIGAGLGFLWFNTYPASVFMGDTGSLALGGALSMVAVIIRQEVVLVIAGGLFIVEMFSVIVQVASFKLTGNRVFRMAPIHHHYELRGWPEPQIIVRFWIISVILGLIAISLLKLR; encoded by the coding sequence ATGCTCTACCACCTGCTGTACGAACTGCTTTCCGATGAAATCGGCGCATTCAACGTCTTCCGCTATCTGACCTTTCGCTCGGTCGGTGCCGCCCTGACCGCACTCCTGATCGCCTTCATCGTCGGTCCTGCGCTGATCCGCATGCTCGAGAACCGCCAGGTCGGCCAGACGATTCGCGAAGACACCCCCGATCGGCACCAGGAGAAGAGCGGCACCCCCACGATGGGCGGGACCTTGATCCTGCTCGCCGTGATCGCGAGCACGCTGCTCTGGGCCGAGTGGACCAACGTCTATATGTGGATCGTGGTGGGGGTCACACTGGGCTGCGGTGCGATCGGTTTCGCCGACGACTACCTCAAAGCCGTTCGCAAGAACCCCGATGGCATCTCCGCGCGCACGAAGTTCCTGTCCCAGACCGTCGTCGCCACGGTCGCGGTGGGCGCGCTGTATTTGTGGACGGGCTTCGACTCCGAGGTTTCTCTTCCGCTGTTCAAGGACTTCCACCCGTCACTCGGCGTGCTCTATCTTCCGCTTGCCGTCATCTTCGTCGTTGGATTCTCCAATGCGGTCAACCTGACAGACGGTCTCGACGGACTCGCGATTGGCCCCACCATGATCAGCGCCGCGGTGATCGGCGGCTACGCCTACGTAGTGGGCAATAGTGTGATTTCCGAGTACCTCGAACTGAAGTACGTGCCCGCAGTCGGAACTCTGGCAATCTTCTGCACGTCCCTGATTGGCGCGGGGCTGGGTTTTCTCTGGTTCAACACCTACCCGGCCTCGGTCTTCATGGGAGACACGGGCTCGCTCGCACTCGGGGGCGCGCTCTCGATGGTCGCCGTCATCATCCGCCAGGAAGTCGTTCTCGTGATCGCGGGCGGTCTGTTCATCGTCGAGATGTTCTCGGTCATCGTTCAGGTGGCTTCGTTCAAACTCACGGGAAATCGCGTCTTCCGAATGGCGCCTATCCATCACCACTACGAACTCCGGGGTTGGCCGGAGCCACAGATCATCGTGCGCTTCTGGATCATCTCCGTGATCCTCGGGCTGATCGCGATTTCGCTGCTGAAACTGCGTTGA